The following proteins come from a genomic window of Candidatus Dormiibacterota bacterium:
- a CDS encoding DHA2 family efflux MFS transporter permease subunit, with the protein MQQRNWLLPLMVIMVGSFMAVLDTSIVNVAIPRLQNDFGASTDQVQWVATAYTLALGIVTPLTGWLGDRYGLDRIQNAALILFVFGSALCGIASSLNVLIAFRIFQAIGGGLLPAVSQAMVYRMVPREKIGTAMGIYGFGVVVAPAIGPTIGGYLVQYVNWRLIFYINVPIGVVASVLSLMLLPKFPRIAGQRFDLAGFLAIAVGLFSLLLALSEGETWHWTSYRVMGLIAIGILSLALFVVIELSIAEPMLDLRVFRSGAYTISSLLVAILSIGLFAGLFYVPLFLQNGDSMGAFDTGLLLLAPAVVTVIMMPISGWLYDRIGARWPAVIGLAVVAWSSYLMHSMNTDTSRGTFMIWLAIRNLGTGLAFMPIMAGSIAVLPMRLVSRASALNNIVLRVSSALGLALLTALLTGQQAQQLTDRSALLPAVDPGNTSLGALAARGPSGLIGLANSTGIQVFSSAIADLFLLLAGLTALGVLLGLMLPQRRRAAATPGPAVHAEV; encoded by the coding sequence ATGCAGCAGCGCAACTGGCTGCTGCCGCTGATGGTGATCATGGTCGGCAGCTTCATGGCGGTGCTCGACACCAGCATCGTCAACGTCGCGATCCCACGCCTCCAGAACGACTTCGGCGCCTCGACCGACCAGGTGCAGTGGGTGGCGACGGCGTACACCCTGGCGCTCGGCATCGTCACCCCGCTCACCGGCTGGCTCGGTGACCGCTACGGGCTCGACCGCATCCAGAACGCCGCGCTGATCCTCTTCGTGTTCGGCTCGGCGCTGTGCGGCATCGCCTCCAGCCTCAACGTGCTGATCGCCTTCCGGATCTTCCAGGCCATCGGTGGCGGCCTGCTCCCCGCGGTCTCCCAGGCGATGGTCTACCGGATGGTGCCGCGGGAGAAGATCGGCACCGCGATGGGCATCTACGGGTTCGGGGTGGTGGTGGCGCCGGCGATCGGCCCGACCATCGGCGGCTACCTGGTCCAGTACGTCAACTGGCGGCTGATCTTCTACATCAACGTCCCCATCGGCGTGGTCGCGTCGGTGCTCTCCCTCATGCTCCTCCCCAAGTTTCCGAGGATCGCCGGCCAGCGCTTCGACCTCGCCGGGTTCCTGGCGATCGCCGTCGGGCTGTTCTCGCTGCTGCTCGCCCTCTCCGAGGGCGAGACCTGGCACTGGACCTCCTACCGCGTGATGGGCCTGATCGCCATCGGCATCCTGAGCCTCGCCCTCTTCGTGGTCATCGAGCTCTCCATCGCCGAGCCGATGCTCGACCTCCGCGTCTTCCGCTCGGGGGCGTACACCATCTCGTCGCTGCTGGTCGCCATCCTCTCGATCGGTCTCTTCGCCGGGCTCTTCTATGTGCCCCTCTTCCTGCAGAACGGGGACAGCATGGGCGCGTTCGACACCGGGCTGCTGCTGCTCGCACCCGCGGTGGTGACGGTGATCATGATGCCGATCTCGGGATGGCTCTACGACCGCATCGGCGCCCGCTGGCCGGCGGTGATCGGGCTCGCGGTGGTGGCCTGGAGCTCCTACCTGATGCACTCGATGAACACCGACACCTCGCGCGGGACGTTCATGATCTGGCTGGCGATCCGCAACCTCGGCACCGGGCTGGCCTTCATGCCGATCATGGCCGGGTCGATCGCGGTGCTCCCGATGCGGCTGGTGAGCCGCGCCAGCGCGCTGAACAACATCGTGCTCCGGGTCTCCTCCGCCCTGGGTCTGGCCCTGCTCACCGCGCTGCTCACCGGCCAGCAGGCCCAGCAGCTGACCGACCGGTCGGCGCTGCTCCCCGCCGTCGACCCCGGCAACACCTCGCTCGGGGCGCTGGCCGCCCGGGGCCCGTCCGGCCTGATCGGGCTCGCCAACAGCACCGGCATCCAGGTCTTCAGCAGCGCCATCGCCGATCTCTTCCTGCTCCTCGCCGGCCTGACCGCGCTCGGAGTCCTGCTCGGGCTGATGCTCCCCCAGCGCCGCAGGGCCGCCGC